One Paenibacillus sp. FSL H7-0737 DNA segment encodes these proteins:
- a CDS encoding O-antigen ligase family protein, with the protein MTSVLVVGKPYTMRNLFLFAVMGYIICLPAQIDFGGAFRIAPSDLFLMLGLFAAGLHLKLDPRQFSSWHWGMLFIFVLASFVSIWRNGFITQYALLQKDFGFILLLLTYIMLVQAVDSWDRLYKMLRAFLISVLIFNGVALFDFFSGVKVPFMVQDGRLSGMLIDPNAYGGLLVTAFAIHIMTSGDGVKLLRGWVSTLATITLAGGIIMTFSRSSWIGLFLVLLTLLLTNPSRLLKIGMGFSVAFGALLLYKGTAYLDVLGNMASRPSQIQSRLDIIGKAVEWIAQSPLLGIGLGSYNYELRIIIHNTPIWFMTEFGLLGLIVYGGFMIWFFIVGIRSYRAADRVNKPIIMALLLSHAAMIGLSMGIEALFQRYWWFMMAMNAACIRLTNTGWKGVKRYRTKGTEKQTGRNLRQQTEQAQQAQ; encoded by the coding sequence ATGACATCTGTACTCGTTGTAGGGAAACCCTACACCATGCGTAATTTATTTCTGTTTGCGGTTATGGGTTACATCATCTGCCTTCCGGCTCAAATTGATTTCGGTGGCGCATTTCGAATCGCACCCTCTGACCTTTTCTTAATGCTTGGTTTGTTTGCAGCAGGTCTACACCTCAAATTGGACCCGAGGCAGTTCAGTTCATGGCATTGGGGGATGTTGTTTATTTTCGTCCTTGCTTCATTTGTATCCATTTGGCGCAATGGATTCATTACGCAATACGCTCTATTGCAAAAAGATTTTGGGTTTATACTCCTACTGCTCACTTACATCATGCTTGTTCAGGCTGTAGACAGCTGGGATCGGTTATATAAAATGCTACGAGCTTTTTTGATCAGTGTGCTGATCTTCAATGGCGTCGCTTTGTTCGATTTTTTTAGCGGAGTGAAGGTTCCGTTTATGGTTCAAGACGGTCGCCTCTCCGGGATGCTAATTGATCCGAATGCATACGGCGGATTATTAGTTACGGCTTTTGCCATTCATATCATGACGAGTGGAGACGGGGTGAAGCTGCTAAGGGGATGGGTGAGTACGCTAGCGACGATCACCTTAGCCGGGGGCATAATAATGACTTTTTCGCGTTCGTCATGGATAGGTTTGTTCCTTGTTCTGCTTACATTACTGCTGACTAATCCTTCTCGACTTCTCAAGATCGGCATGGGGTTTAGCGTCGCGTTTGGAGCATTGCTGTTGTATAAAGGTACAGCTTATCTGGATGTGCTTGGGAATATGGCCAGCAGACCCTCGCAGATTCAGTCGCGTCTAGACATCATTGGAAAGGCTGTGGAGTGGATCGCTCAAAGTCCATTATTAGGGATTGGACTCGGTAGCTATAACTATGAACTGCGGATTATTATCCATAATACTCCGATCTGGTTTATGACAGAATTTGGCTTGTTGGGCTTGATTGTGTACGGCGGATTCATGATCTGGTTCTTCATCGTTGGGATCCGTTCTTATCGCGCGGCAGATAGGGTGAACAAACCGATCATTATGGCATTATTGCTGTCTCACGCAGCGATGATTGGACTTTCGATGGGTATTGAAGCCTTATTCCAGCGGTATTGGTGGTTCATGATGGCTATGAACGCAGCTTGCATCCGATTAACGAATACGGGATGGAAAGGAGTGAAGCGATATCGAACCAAGGGCACTGAAAAGCAAACGGGTCGTAACCTACGACAACAAACAGAACAAGCGCAACAAGCGCAATAA
- a CDS encoding oligosaccharide flippase family protein has product MTLASLRYLFGNITYAGAQFVIVILLNKFGSSEIVGQYSLGLAVTAPIFMLSHLHLRSVLIVDTSGKYLFGDFFGLRLVTTAVAFTVTAGCCILSGADWNTALVIFFIGLYRIVESVSDILLGIVQKQERLDQISFSRAAKGLFSILVFALVFIPTQSLILALLVMIIGWLAITIGYDARKARVHTSLRPLFNKRRLWGLLLVSSPLGVVLALMSLNTNIPLYAISYFKGEHDLGIYATLSYMIVACNVVVTALGEAITPRLARWHASGRHKEFISLLSRMIAMGIGISAIACLIGWIFGHQLLILLFSPDVAAEIGLFHWLLVSTLLVFVTSYLWYAITATGKYKAQIPLFLCSVITNGLSCLIFVPIFGVIGAAVGASLALFVQMIGSVIVLFLVIRQARKQVQRELAA; this is encoded by the coding sequence ATGACACTTGCTTCTCTTCGTTATTTATTCGGAAATATCACATACGCTGGCGCTCAATTCGTGATTGTAATTTTGCTTAATAAATTTGGCTCATCCGAAATCGTTGGGCAATATTCGTTAGGGCTTGCGGTGACTGCTCCCATCTTCATGCTGTCGCATCTGCATCTGCGTTCGGTCTTGATCGTTGATACATCTGGAAAATATCTTTTTGGAGATTTTTTTGGCCTTCGTCTCGTGACAACCGCAGTTGCATTCACGGTTACAGCAGGTTGTTGCATCCTTAGTGGTGCTGATTGGAATACAGCTTTAGTCATATTTTTCATAGGATTGTATAGAATTGTTGAGTCGGTCAGCGATATTTTATTGGGTATCGTTCAGAAGCAGGAAAGGCTAGATCAAATCTCTTTCTCGAGAGCTGCTAAAGGATTGTTCTCCATACTTGTCTTCGCCCTCGTATTTATCCCTACTCAGAGTCTCATTCTAGCGTTATTAGTCATGATTATCGGATGGTTAGCAATAACCATTGGATATGATGCTCGCAAAGCGAGAGTGCATACGTCGCTCAGACCACTTTTTAACAAAAGACGATTATGGGGCTTGCTGCTCGTAAGCTCACCCCTTGGCGTGGTGCTGGCGTTGATGTCACTAAATACAAATATCCCACTATACGCGATTTCATATTTTAAAGGAGAACATGACTTAGGCATATACGCTACGCTCTCATACATGATCGTTGCCTGCAATGTTGTTGTGACTGCACTCGGTGAAGCGATAACACCACGTCTTGCCCGTTGGCACGCTAGCGGACGACATAAGGAGTTCATCTCTTTACTCAGTCGAATGATTGCAATGGGTATAGGAATTAGTGCGATCGCTTGTTTGATCGGGTGGATCTTTGGTCATCAGCTACTAATTCTTCTATTCAGTCCAGATGTGGCTGCTGAGATAGGTTTATTTCATTGGTTGCTCGTTTCTACCCTATTGGTATTTGTAACGTCTTACCTGTGGTACGCCATAACGGCTACCGGGAAGTACAAAGCGCAGATTCCCTTGTTTCTGTGTTCCGTGATCACTAATGGGCTTTCTTGTCTAATATTCGTGCCTATTTTCGGGGTGATAGGTGCTGCGGTGGGGGCTAGCTTGGCCTTATTCGTTCAGATGATAGGTAGTGTGATTGTACTTTTCTTGGTAATCCGTCAGGCAAGGAAACAGGTACAACGGGAATTGGCCGCATAG
- a CDS encoding CpsD/CapB family tyrosine-protein kinase, whose amino-acid sequence MKKKTPRLYCLEQPKSSNGDQFRTIRSNIRYTRVGGEIRSLLVTSSLPNEGKSTVAMNLAIAMAETGRTVLLIDGDLRTPTVHKAFDLPNWIGLSSILVDQTRVDDCIFPIEGSEGLSVMTSGPISPNPADLLGSTGMKRLFAELSERFDTIVIDSSSVLMPFSDALILAKMTEGVLLVVKSGKVLLKHTNSAKQILEQQGAHILGAVLNYRKSSKRYKIRGEDFADWASTSGLV is encoded by the coding sequence ATGAAGAAGAAAACGCCAAGATTGTATTGCCTGGAACAACCGAAATCATCTAATGGTGACCAATTCCGAACGATACGATCTAATATTCGTTATACCCGAGTTGGTGGAGAAATTCGATCTTTATTAGTTACAAGCTCACTTCCGAATGAAGGTAAATCAACAGTGGCGATGAACTTGGCCATAGCGATGGCAGAAACGGGAAGAACTGTGCTGCTGATCGATGGGGATTTGCGTACACCAACGGTGCATAAGGCATTCGATCTACCCAATTGGATCGGATTAAGTAGTATCCTAGTGGATCAAACCCGTGTGGATGATTGTATTTTCCCTATTGAGGGATCAGAAGGACTTTCTGTAATGACATCGGGTCCGATCTCCCCAAATCCAGCCGACTTACTAGGATCAACAGGAATGAAAAGGTTATTTGCAGAGCTTAGTGAGAGATTTGATACGATTGTCATCGATTCTTCTTCGGTGTTAATGCCTTTTTCGGATGCCCTTATCTTGGCAAAGATGACCGAAGGGGTACTGTTAGTCGTAAAATCCGGGAAAGTGCTCTTAAAGCATACCAACTCTGCAAAACAGATCCTTGAGCAGCAAGGAGCACATATTTTGGGAGCGGTTTTGAATTATCGAAAAAGTAGCAAACGTTACAAGATTCGCGGTGAAGATTTTGCCGATTGGGCCTCAACTTCAGGGTTGGTCTAA
- a CDS encoding YveK family protein: MEFELGSILKLVKRRLLFIIVLCIVAVGIASFVSYYVLKPKYEATASILIQGDRQQKAINDIMAGQKLVTTYGEIIRSSRIAEEVVRRLQLNMTPEKLLEKVKTRTSSESLVTTVIVSDSNAQRATNIANGFGEAFNENIQAIMGVENVVLLDRAKVPFEAISPKPVFNMVVAFGLALIAGIAFSILRELAEKPVKSAKNIQLDLQLPLLGTVGKLKPRKRREKTKSNSVEGASRHEEENAKIVLPGTTEII, encoded by the coding sequence ATGGAATTCGAACTAGGCAGCATTTTGAAACTAGTGAAACGTAGGCTGCTGTTCATCATTGTATTATGTATTGTTGCGGTCGGAATTGCTAGCTTCGTTAGCTACTATGTCTTAAAACCGAAATACGAGGCGACGGCTTCTATTCTTATTCAAGGGGATAGGCAACAGAAAGCAATCAATGACATTATGGCTGGGCAAAAACTAGTAACCACTTACGGAGAAATTATCCGAAGCAGTAGAATCGCTGAAGAGGTCGTTAGAAGACTGCAATTAAACATGACCCCTGAAAAACTATTAGAAAAAGTGAAGACAAGAACAAGTAGCGAGTCACTCGTGACGACGGTAATTGTATCGGATTCTAATGCTCAGCGGGCAACGAATATCGCGAATGGCTTTGGTGAGGCCTTTAATGAGAACATCCAAGCGATTATGGGGGTAGAGAATGTTGTGCTTCTTGACCGAGCCAAGGTTCCTTTCGAGGCGATCTCACCCAAGCCAGTATTCAATATGGTCGTTGCTTTCGGACTTGCATTGATTGCTGGGATCGCATTTTCCATTCTACGGGAATTGGCGGAGAAACCTGTGAAAAGCGCCAAGAATATTCAGTTGGATTTGCAGCTTCCTCTTCTGGGAACGGTGGGAAAATTGAAGCCGCGGAAACGGCGGGAGAAGACGAAATCCAATTCAGTAGAAGGAGCCAGCAGACATGAAGAAGAAAACGCCAAGATTGTATTGCCTGGAACAACCGAAATCATCTAA
- a CDS encoding SDR family NAD(P)-dependent oxidoreductase, which yields MRNYLILGASKGLGDAFVKGLPEYGDRVWIVSRSRPGSLDLNDGIQRVWIAVDLSEPDAAQVLSKGIQTEKIDVLVYNVGIWEKEGFEDHYTFDKDKTSDIANIINVNITSTITCIQAVLPNLRQSEAGKIILIGSTAGLDHTNNAQVSFVASKFGLRGITHALREHVRKDGIAVTCVNPGELAAEIPYEDGAEKAIAEYSGTRIPVQDIVSIVKCIVNLSSASCVKEIHIPAMADLNA from the coding sequence ATGAGAAACTATCTAATTTTGGGGGCAAGTAAAGGTTTGGGAGATGCATTTGTGAAAGGTTTACCTGAGTATGGTGATCGAGTATGGATCGTCTCCAGAAGCAGACCGGGCAGTCTGGATCTTAATGATGGTATACAGCGGGTATGGATTGCAGTAGATCTATCGGAGCCAGATGCCGCACAAGTCTTATCAAAGGGAATTCAAACGGAGAAGATTGATGTTCTAGTTTATAACGTGGGTATTTGGGAGAAAGAAGGTTTTGAGGATCACTATACTTTTGACAAGGATAAGACGAGTGACATTGCCAACATTATAAATGTGAATATAACTTCAACAATTACCTGCATACAGGCTGTATTACCTAATCTTCGTCAATCGGAAGCAGGAAAAATTATTCTAATTGGCTCCACAGCAGGACTGGATCATACCAATAACGCCCAGGTATCATTTGTAGCTTCCAAGTTCGGTCTGCGTGGTATTACACATGCATTGCGTGAGCATGTACGTAAGGATGGCATTGCAGTAACTTGTGTGAATCCGGGTGAGCTGGCAGCAGAAATTCCTTATGAGGATGGCGCGGAAAAAGCGATTGCAGAATATAGCGGCACAAGAATTCCTGTTCAGGACATTGTCTCCATTGTTAAATGTATCGTTAACCTTTCTAGCGCTTCCTGTGTCAAAGAAATTCATATTCCAGCAATGGCGGATTTGAATGCATAA
- a CDS encoding SDR family NAD(P)-dependent oxidoreductase — translation MITIQNKWTLITGASSGIGEAFAHDLAAKGSHLILVARSEDKLIALAEKLQREFHIQVEVIVADLSQEGSPSRLYQQCMERGLNVDILINNAGFATYGLFEQLSGPRQHEEVMLNVLAVVDLTHLFLPEMLRRKSGVIINVASTAAFQPLPNMAVYGATKAFVLSFTQALWEENRKRGVQFLALCPGSTETEFFNVVGADEASVGKRDTPENVVQVALRSLQARKVFAVPGFTNYISAQLSRFFTRKQMLYFVGRMLRTRN, via the coding sequence ATGATTACAATTCAAAATAAATGGACGTTGATTACAGGGGCTTCTTCAGGGATAGGTGAAGCGTTTGCTCATGATCTTGCAGCCAAAGGAAGTCATTTGATATTAGTCGCCCGTTCCGAAGATAAATTGATTGCTTTAGCGGAAAAATTACAAAGAGAATTTCATATTCAAGTGGAGGTTATCGTTGCTGATTTATCGCAAGAAGGTTCTCCTAGCAGGCTCTATCAACAATGTATGGAACGTGGTCTGAACGTTGATATTCTTATTAATAATGCAGGTTTTGCTACGTATGGGCTTTTTGAACAACTGTCTGGTCCAAGACAACATGAAGAGGTGATGCTAAATGTTTTGGCGGTAGTAGATCTGACCCATTTATTTTTGCCAGAGATGTTAAGAAGAAAAAGCGGAGTGATTATAAACGTTGCATCAACAGCAGCATTTCAACCTCTCCCTAATATGGCTGTATATGGAGCGACAAAAGCTTTTGTATTATCATTTACACAAGCACTATGGGAGGAAAATCGGAAACGGGGAGTACAATTTCTTGCGTTATGTCCGGGGTCTACGGAAACAGAATTTTTTAATGTTGTGGGAGCCGATGAAGCTTCAGTAGGGAAACGAGATACTCCAGAAAATGTGGTTCAAGTCGCTCTTCGGTCGCTTCAAGCTAGAAAAGTATTTGCTGTCCCAGGATTTACAAACTATATTTCAGCTCAACTGTCACGTTTTTTCACACGTAAACAAATGCTTTATTTTGTAGGACGTATGCTCCGTACTAGAAATTAA
- a CDS encoding TetR/AcrR family transcriptional regulator, translated as MQKSSKISSIDAQSVTTYPKAKLQHAEILRLNIIEAAAAIMHESGPEGVTIRKVAEKMECPTKIIYNLFGNKEGLAKELFLQGCKLLAAAFQAVPKQDNLNLYLRDLGQAYWDFSRNHTSYYMVMFGGAFSEFKPEEESLHAIFTALQQVIALITEAIEQGFIEEKDPLLVVNLVWASMHGVIHLHLGGHIQNEEAAKTLYDRLVSNLIHTFFRSDN; from the coding sequence ATGCAAAAATCGTCCAAAATATCTTCTATAGATGCTCAATCCGTTACAACCTACCCAAAAGCAAAACTACAGCATGCAGAAATATTAAGACTGAATATTATCGAAGCCGCTGCGGCCATTATGCATGAATCCGGACCTGAAGGTGTAACCATTCGCAAGGTTGCTGAAAAAATGGAATGTCCCACAAAAATCATTTATAACTTGTTTGGAAACAAGGAAGGTTTAGCGAAGGAGCTTTTTCTGCAAGGGTGTAAATTGTTGGCCGCTGCCTTTCAAGCGGTTCCAAAACAAGACAATCTAAATTTATATCTTCGCGATCTTGGACAAGCTTATTGGGATTTCTCACGGAATCACACCAGCTATTATATGGTTATGTTTGGAGGGGCTTTTAGCGAGTTCAAACCGGAGGAAGAAAGTTTACATGCTATCTTCACGGCACTTCAACAAGTAATAGCCCTTATTACAGAAGCCATCGAACAAGGGTTTATAGAGGAGAAAGATCCCCTCCTTGTTGTGAATCTGGTGTGGGCATCGATGCATGGCGTCATTCATCTGCATTTGGGGGGACATATTCAAAATGAGGAAGCTGCTAAAACATTGTATGATAGATTAGTGTCCAATTTAATCCATACGTTCTTTAGAAGCGATAATTAA
- a CDS encoding ABC transporter permease encodes MRTTTINSGVNRPLKNHTSFRQSVRNSLTMAYRGILKIRRTPEQLFDVTLQPIIFTLMFTYIFGGAISGDVVSYLPVIIPGILVQTVITTSIVTGVQLREDMDKGVFDRFKSLPIARIAPLAGALLADTIRYTIATVLTFTMGYIMGYRPDGGLEHVAFAALLVIVCAWSISWIFAFFGVIARTASSVQGISMIVLFPLTFLSNAFVPVDTLPNWLQWFVKVNPISHLVSAVRQLTNFGTVGWDFTISLIGAAVIVAIFAPITVRAYMRRT; translated from the coding sequence ATGAGAACCACTACAATAAATTCGGGTGTTAACCGCCCATTGAAAAACCATACGAGTTTTCGGCAATCTGTGCGCAACTCGTTAACGATGGCTTATCGTGGGATACTGAAAATTCGACGTACCCCTGAGCAATTGTTCGACGTTACACTTCAGCCAATTATTTTCACGCTGATGTTTACCTATATCTTTGGAGGGGCTATATCTGGTGACGTGGTAAGTTATTTGCCTGTTATTATCCCCGGTATTCTTGTGCAGACTGTAATCACTACCTCCATCGTTACTGGCGTCCAATTACGTGAGGACATGGATAAAGGCGTGTTCGACCGATTCAAGTCCCTGCCAATTGCTCGTATAGCTCCGTTAGCGGGGGCTTTGTTGGCGGACACGATTAGATACACGATTGCTACTGTTCTTACATTTACCATGGGCTACATTATGGGTTACCGTCCTGATGGTGGTCTGGAACATGTCGCATTCGCTGCGCTTCTTGTTATTGTTTGTGCTTGGTCGATTAGCTGGATTTTCGCTTTCTTCGGTGTGATTGCACGGACTGCTTCTAGTGTGCAGGGGATATCAATGATTGTGTTGTTCCCACTTACGTTTCTATCTAATGCCTTCGTGCCTGTCGATACGCTGCCTAACTGGTTACAATGGTTTGTTAAAGTCAATCCAATCTCACATCTCGTTTCTGCCGTACGACAACTTACTAACTTTGGAACCGTAGGTTGGGATTTCACTATCTCTTTGATCGGAGCAGCTGTCATCGTCGCAATATTTGCACCTATTACGGTACGTGCTTATATGCGTCGGACATAA
- a CDS encoding daunorubicin resistance protein DrrA family ABC transporter ATP-binding protein, translating to MVHVQNKIISPDDHEWAVEARGLVKTFGDNRAVDGVNLNVKAGTIYGVLGPNGAGKTTVIRMLATLLRPDAGTGRIFGHDVVKESQIVRQLIGVTGQYASVDESLSATENLIIFSRLLGLGRAESRKKATELLEEFGLTEAAKRPLRNFSGGMRRRLDLAASLIAQPPLIFLDEPTTGLDPRTRSQMWDTIRRLVNTGSTVLLTTQYLEEADQLADRIAVIDRGQVVAEGTADDLKASVGTTSLHLKVQHLKDIEQARQRVEHVLKIQSVVSYETGKITAPMADADLVTDLLIALREEGIHLAEMSVQKPTLDEVFLTITGHGATDETSTASQESNVKEAARV from the coding sequence ATGGTGCATGTACAGAACAAGATCATTTCACCAGACGATCATGAGTGGGCCGTCGAGGCGCGTGGACTGGTCAAAACCTTTGGTGACAATCGCGCGGTGGATGGCGTGAATTTGAACGTGAAAGCAGGTACGATCTATGGCGTACTTGGTCCGAATGGGGCAGGAAAGACTACCGTCATTCGGATGCTGGCAACCTTACTTCGTCCCGATGCAGGTACTGGGCGAATCTTCGGGCATGATGTGGTGAAGGAGTCGCAGATTGTTAGGCAATTAATTGGTGTGACAGGACAATATGCCTCAGTCGATGAGTCATTAAGTGCTACAGAGAATCTTATTATCTTCTCTCGGCTATTAGGGCTTGGGCGCGCAGAGTCGCGGAAAAAAGCAACAGAATTACTGGAAGAGTTTGGTCTGACTGAGGCGGCTAAACGGCCTCTTCGAAATTTCTCTGGCGGTATGCGTCGCCGTCTGGATTTGGCAGCTAGCCTTATTGCACAACCACCTTTAATTTTCCTGGATGAACCCACTACAGGGCTTGATCCTCGCACTCGTTCACAGATGTGGGATACCATTCGTCGATTGGTGAATACGGGATCAACAGTTCTTCTGACTACACAGTACCTTGAAGAAGCAGATCAACTGGCTGATCGGATCGCAGTTATCGATCGTGGGCAAGTCGTTGCAGAGGGAACGGCGGATGATTTGAAAGCGTCTGTGGGTACCACATCGCTACACCTGAAGGTTCAGCATCTAAAAGATATTGAACAAGCCCGTCAGCGTGTGGAACATGTGCTTAAAATTCAGTCCGTGGTATCGTACGAAACTGGGAAAATAACGGCACCGATGGCGGACGCTGATTTAGTTACAGACCTACTTATTGCGCTTCGTGAGGAAGGGATTCACTTGGCTGAGATGAGTGTACAGAAACCGACGCTTGATGAAGTATTCCTAACGATTACAGGTCATGGTGCTACAGATGAAACGTCAACAGCGTCCCAAGAGTCAAATGTTAAGGAGGCAGCAAGAGTATGA
- a CDS encoding ArsR/SmtB family transcription factor: MPVAESGHDVFQAIADPTRRSLLKLLANKEMSIASISDCYPISRTAVNKHLQVLSDAQLVSSQKVGRETRYKLQPEPLLELQDWLTFFEQYWANKLFALKEYVEADHNNE; the protein is encoded by the coding sequence ATGCCAGTCGCTGAATCTGGACATGATGTATTTCAAGCGATAGCAGATCCTACCCGCCGCAGTCTGCTAAAGCTGCTTGCTAATAAGGAAATGTCCATAGCGTCCATCTCGGACTGCTACCCGATCAGCCGAACCGCTGTTAACAAGCATTTACAAGTATTGTCCGATGCGCAGCTTGTTAGCAGTCAGAAAGTCGGTCGGGAGACTCGGTACAAGCTTCAGCCAGAGCCTCTACTGGAGCTTCAAGATTGGCTTACCTTTTTTGAACAATACTGGGCTAATAAACTGTTTGCGCTTAAAGAATATGTTGAAGCAGATCATAACAATGAATGA
- a CDS encoding SRPBCC family protein, translated as MQTQGPLQDIRQTITLNAPIEKVWKAVSTAEGIAAWWMPSTFEPVVGHEFILHAGQFGDSPCKVTEIDEPNRVGFNWGKDWHLAFELKEINGKTEFTVIHSGWDPEKVTEFGQPHPIVRGFMNGGWEKIVQEKLPAYIEA; from the coding sequence ATGCAAACTCAAGGACCACTACAAGATATTCGTCAAACAATTACACTCAATGCGCCAATTGAAAAAGTATGGAAAGCTGTTTCCACTGCTGAAGGAATAGCTGCCTGGTGGATGCCAAGTACATTCGAGCCAGTGGTAGGTCATGAGTTCATTCTACATGCTGGACAATTCGGGGATTCCCCATGTAAAGTTACAGAGATTGATGAACCGAATCGTGTCGGTTTTAATTGGGGGAAGGATTGGCATCTTGCTTTTGAATTGAAAGAGATTAATGGGAAAACGGAGTTCACCGTGATTCATTCTGGATGGGACCCTGAAAAGGTAACTGAATTTGGTCAACCGCATCCAATCGTTCGTGGCTTTATGAACGGCGGCTGGGAGAAAATCGTCCAAGAAAAACTTCCTGCTTATATCGAGGCTTAA
- a CDS encoding cupin domain-containing protein: MHYQAINLNDKLSKFNDLWSPKVIGEMNDYQFKLIKITGDFEWHVHQDTDKVFFTLEGEMTIDFRDGQVKISKGEMFILPKGVEMKPSAEKECHIMLVEPRSVVNTGGTESELTAANDTWI; this comes from the coding sequence ATCCATTATCAAGCTATTAATCTGAACGATAAGTTATCTAAATTTAACGACCTTTGGTCTCCGAAAGTCATTGGTGAAATGAATGACTATCAATTTAAACTTATTAAGATCACTGGGGATTTTGAATGGCATGTTCATCAAGATACCGATAAGGTATTTTTCACGCTCGAAGGGGAGATGACCATTGATTTCCGTGATGGTCAGGTTAAAATCTCCAAGGGTGAGATGTTTATTCTCCCAAAGGGAGTCGAGATGAAGCCTTCCGCCGAAAAGGAATGCCATATCATGTTGGTGGAGCCTAGAAGCGTAGTAAACACTGGCGGTACTGAGTCCGAATTAACAGCAGCCAATGATACTTGGATCTAG
- a CDS encoding iron-siderophore ABC transporter substrate-binding protein: MKKIRGLLVAILLLAGILAGCTETPAENKESTKEGVSSTAVNVDAADWPRTFKDALGKEIVIEKKPEKIASLWYFYPEILVALGEPPVASTEKEYLSSLSYLKEKLDSAEELGDKVSPSIEKILSINPDFILATEHHEAVYDLLDKIAPVITLKYKDIYEDWQYGLRTVAMIIGQEDEAEKVIDKMMKDITNGRETLKSMERETVSLILSWDGKTFNVLGEGNPVYKLAFDKKKGLGLTPDDTYAGNNNEFTSFEGISTVQADHIFLIGDITKKEELMNNLKQSNVWNAMNAVKEGNVYLMDNSAITGGPLAIDYALQNILSALLKR; encoded by the coding sequence ATGAAAAAGATTAGAGGACTGCTAGTCGCAATACTATTATTAGCAGGTATACTAGCGGGTTGTACTGAAACACCTGCTGAAAATAAAGAATCAACTAAAGAAGGCGTATCTTCAACAGCAGTTAATGTAGATGCAGCTGATTGGCCAAGAACATTTAAGGATGCCTTAGGTAAAGAAATTGTTATCGAGAAAAAACCAGAAAAAATAGCTTCGCTATGGTATTTTTATCCTGAAATATTAGTTGCATTAGGAGAGCCACCTGTTGCATCTACAGAAAAAGAGTATCTATCTTCTTTATCTTATTTAAAAGAAAAGCTGGATTCAGCTGAAGAATTAGGAGATAAAGTGTCTCCTAGCATTGAGAAAATTCTATCTATTAATCCTGATTTTATTTTAGCAACAGAGCATCATGAAGCAGTGTATGATTTACTAGATAAAATTGCACCAGTCATTACATTAAAATACAAGGACATCTATGAAGATTGGCAATATGGACTCCGTACAGTAGCCATGATTATTGGCCAAGAAGACGAAGCGGAAAAAGTAATTGATAAAATGATGAAAGATATTACAAATGGGCGTGAAACATTAAAGTCGATGGAAAGAGAGACAGTATCGCTTATATTGTCTTGGGATGGAAAAACTTTTAATGTTCTAGGTGAAGGGAATCCGGTCTATAAACTTGCTTTTGATAAAAAAAAGGGACTGGGGCTTACACCGGATGATACATATGCAGGTAATAATAATGAATTTACTTCGTTTGAAGGAATATCAACTGTTCAAGCAGACCATATTTTCCTTATAGGTGACATTACAAAAAAGGAGGAATTAATGAATAACTTAAAACAAAGTAATGTGTGGAATGCTATGAATGCCGTAAAGGAAGGCAATGTCTATTTAATGGATAATTCTGCTATTACTGGTGGACCATTAGCTATTGATTACGCTTTACAAAATATATTATCCGCCTTGCTTAAGCGCTAA